A single genomic interval of Armigeres subalbatus isolate Guangzhou_Male chromosome 1, GZ_Asu_2, whole genome shotgun sequence harbors:
- the LOC134206761 gene encoding uncharacterized protein LOC134206761: MRYNIQRLSAKGVSAEYSQTLDKQISAINVSDNINNLWESIHGAESTTAREVILLATRSTGQFIGSSSLYLILVVVLLAAPTFSNAERRRAYYRKTTTTSTAAPIVEETSSSEAKYHDSAGEGLYTVGDSFTIGGGFSSSTPRDNIAKGSAFKPVTSSGDKLTSFSEYGYGGTQISDHNDSGSDEDYGINLKNIKPLKSSSSSSSFKPSGSFDFLNTDYLKSPSDSKTKTSYTNKFSISHPNPTKSSLTGSSLNFDGKVKKLSSFSFDDSALASYTPNKNKKNKLSLDDDSFGGGSSFGLSNNFGVGKLDKPSSSHYGIDSEESGFGSSKFKAFGKGSSGSSSFKNKYNLDSDESGEIYTKAKNPKLHSSHGTKLKSSHNTEFESDFDVKNIKLPGTLNTFRPNNFPKSTKHKSKYGSDIDNPNPLEFRPNFKLQDVPNLYPDEHIGAGIAAKGQIENFLNAEHSFRNEPIRTTHFLDGHPGKKGQYNQFLKSQEDEQFEKEALKAQIEYLKAQASKRPVAEVRRPPGPPPSAKINSGPPRGRPVRRIPQLAPLGAKQSRPPVRIPHYNDRPYSISFKL; the protein is encoded by the exons ATGCGTTACAacatccagcgattgtcggcgaaaGGAGTATCAGCTGAGTACAGCCAGACGCTTGACAAAcagataagtgcaatcaacgttagcgacaacatcaacaatCTATGGGAGTCAATCCATGGAGCGgagagcacaacagcacgagaagtg ATCTTGTTGGCTACAAGATCAACAGGGCAGTTCATAGGTTCCTCGAGCTTGT atctc attcTTGTAGTAGTGCTGTTAGCCGCACCAACCTTCTCAAATGCTGAACGACGGCGGGCATATTACCGAAAAACAACCACAACCAGCACTGCAGCGCCGATTGTAGAGGAAACCTCCAGTTCCGAGGCCAAATATCATGATAGCGCAGGGGAAGGTCTGTATACGGTTGGCGATTCATTTACAATAGGTGGTGGTTTTTCTTCGTCCACGCCCAGGGATAACATTGCCAAAGGAAGTGCCTTCAAGCCTGTCACTAGCAGCGGTGATAAACTGACA TCGTTCTCTGAATATGGATATGGCGGCACACAGATATCCGATCACAATGACTCTGGCTCGGACGAAGATTATGGAATCAACCTGAAAAACATTAAACCTCTCAAATCATCCTCGAGTTCCAGCAGTTTCAAACCTTCTGGATCATTTGATTTTCTGAACACTGACTATTTGAAATCACCTTCGGACAGTAAAACGAAAACCTCCTACaccaataaattttcaatttcccaCCCCAATCCCACGAAATCATCCCTGACGG GATCATCACTGAACTTTGACGGTAAGGTGAAGAAGCTGTCATCTTTCTCGTTTGACGACTCTGCACTTGCATCGTACACTCCCAACAAGAACAAGAAGAACAAACTTTCACTAGACGACGACTCCTTCGGAGGTGGCAGCTCATTTGGACTCAGTAATAACTTCGGTGTCG GTAAACTTGATAAACCATCTTCCTCCCATTATGGCATTGACAGCGAAGAGAGCGGTTTTGGAAGTTCAAAATTCAAAGCTTTTGGCAAAGGTAGTAGCGGAAGTAGTagcttcaaaaataaatataaccTTGATAGCGACGAGTCCGGAGAGATATACACAAAAGCAAAGAATCCAAAACTGCACTCATCCCATGGCACCAAACTGAAATCCTCCCACAACACAGAGTTTGAAAGCGACTTCGATGTGAAAAACATCAAGCTGCCTGGAACTCTCAACACGTTCAGACCTAACAACTTCCCTAAATCGACAAAACACAAATCCAAATACGGTTCCGACATTGACAACCCTAACCCGCTTGAATTCCGACCTAACTTCAAACTGCAAGATGTACCAAATCTGTATCCCGATGAACATATAGGTGCAGGGATTGCCGCCAAGGGTCAAATCGAGAACTTTCTCAATGCGGAGCACTCCTTCCGGAATGAACCAATCCGAACGACGCACTTCCTCGACGGTCACCCCGGCAAAAAGGGTCAGTATAACCAGTTTTTGAAATCTCAGGAGGATGAACAGTTCGAAAAGGAAGCTCTAAAGGCACAGATCGAATACTTGAAAGCACAAGCCTCGAAGCGGCCAGTTGCTGAAGTGAGACGTCCACCCGGCCCTCCACCGTCAGCGAAGATCAATTCAGGCCCACCACGGGGTCGCCCAGTTCGTCGTATTCCGCAGCTAGCTCCGCTTGGTGCTAAACAATCCCGACCGCCAGTGAGGATTCCGCATTACAACGACAGACCGTACAGTATTAGCTTCAAGCTCTAA